Proteins found in one Desulforegula conservatrix Mb1Pa genomic segment:
- the tilS gene encoding tRNA lysidine(34) synthetase TilS: MTETTSPELAWILKSIAKQTIKKLGLINSSDKILAAVSGGPDSMAMLVVLHDLSTEMGFKIGVAHVNHSLRGAESDGDAAFVEEYVKELGLEFHITKVDVNAYRLKHGLSPEEAARDLRFSFLNEVMKNFGYTKIATAHHSGDNAELVLMNLIRGTGPDGLEGMRPYSPEKKIVRPFIHASRSDISLFIENTYTPFRIDSSNNDESLLRNSIRKRLIPHIENKFNGRIRDALNRLSDIIAVENDYMNNIANNHFHDVIIINGEDEISLRSKNLKSLHEAISRRIIRKAIDYIKGNLKRIGQSHIEGILGLASKDYDCEMHMPGRIRALRNGDVIILRKEKESLRTPLPVPAYRYLVEDLENLPFEIDIPQAGLWIRFRAAQEGEVNPSELSGANKIIFEKDSFKLPIVIRNTKPGDSFNPMGMKGSKTVLRFLMDLKIPESQRKIQAIMESGDTVLWILGKRISEKLRLKDSGGNYIVAEIFYQG, from the coding sequence ATGACGGAAACAACATCACCTGAATTAGCCTGGATTCTTAAATCCATTGCTAAGCAAACAATAAAAAAACTCGGGCTCATAAATTCTTCGGACAAAATTCTCGCGGCAGTTTCAGGAGGGCCGGATTCAATGGCCATGCTCGTTGTTCTGCATGATCTTTCAACCGAGATGGGCTTCAAGATTGGCGTCGCGCATGTCAACCACAGCCTGCGGGGGGCAGAATCCGACGGAGACGCAGCATTCGTAGAAGAATATGTTAAAGAGCTTGGTCTTGAATTCCATATTACCAAGGTTGACGTAAACGCTTACAGACTAAAACACGGTCTTTCTCCTGAAGAAGCTGCCAGGGACTTAAGATTCTCTTTCCTCAATGAAGTAATGAAGAACTTTGGGTACACTAAAATAGCCACGGCCCACCACTCGGGGGACAACGCAGAATTAGTCCTCATGAATCTGATAAGAGGAACAGGGCCTGACGGACTTGAAGGAATGAGGCCTTATTCTCCTGAAAAAAAGATTGTAAGACCATTTATTCACGCATCAAGGAGCGATATCTCCCTGTTCATTGAAAACACCTACACTCCTTTCAGGATAGATTCTTCAAACAATGATGAAAGTCTTCTCAGGAACAGTATAAGAAAGAGACTGATTCCTCATATAGAAAACAAATTCAACGGAAGAATAAGAGATGCGCTAAACAGACTTTCAGACATCATAGCCGTAGAAAATGACTATATGAACAACATAGCTAACAATCATTTTCATGACGTGATTATTATAAACGGTGAAGACGAGATATCCCTCAGAAGCAAGAATCTGAAATCCCTGCATGAGGCCATATCAAGAAGAATAATAAGGAAAGCCATAGATTACATAAAAGGTAATCTAAAAAGGATTGGCCAGAGCCATATTGAAGGAATACTCGGGCTCGCCTCAAAAGACTATGACTGTGAAATGCATATGCCCGGACGCATAAGGGCCTTGAGAAATGGCGACGTCATAATACTCAGAAAAGAAAAAGAAAGTCTCAGGACGCCTCTTCCGGTTCCTGCATATAGATATCTGGTCGAAGACCTTGAAAACCTGCCGTTTGAAATTGATATTCCCCAGGCTGGCTTATGGATCAGATTCAGGGCGGCGCAAGAAGGAGAAGTTAATCCGTCCGAGCTTTCCGGAGCTAATAAAATAATCTTTGAAAAAGATAGCTTTAAGCTGCCTATTGTTATTCGAAACACAAAGCCGGGTGATAGCTTCAATCCAATGGGCATGAAAGGATCCAAAACAGTACTCAGATTCCTCATGGATCTGAAGATACCGGAATCACAAAGAAAAATTCAGGCAATAATGGAATCAGGAGATACAGTTCTCTGGATTCTTGGGAAAAGGATATCTGAAAAGCTCAGACTGAAGGATTCCGGAGGTAATTATATAGTAGCTGAAATCTTTTATCAGGGTTGA
- a CDS encoding rubrerythrin family protein — translation MQALKIKILLFSIMFVLLPLFLAQAQPLYPETVSGLKMVFMKESRAQKSYMAFSEKAKAENYPNIARLFVAIATSESIHARNMKKILSDLGVEVKDPQNMETKILDTKINLGTALDRELQDIDQIYPGILEKMKIEGNESAIKALTFTWESEKQHRQIIQTIRSATESDILFGMVAGTIENSSSRSYICTICGSTVMELPKETCPICNNPVSNYKDGP, via the coding sequence ATGCAGGCCCTAAAGATAAAAATACTACTTTTCTCAATCATGTTTGTCTTATTGCCTCTTTTCCTTGCACAGGCCCAGCCATTATATCCGGAAACTGTTTCAGGCCTTAAAATGGTTTTCATGAAGGAATCACGGGCTCAAAAAAGCTATATGGCTTTTTCTGAAAAAGCAAAAGCTGAAAATTACCCTAATATTGCACGGCTTTTTGTGGCCATTGCAACGTCCGAATCAATCCACGCCCGCAATATGAAAAAAATTCTTTCTGATCTTGGAGTTGAGGTCAAAGATCCACAGAATATGGAAACAAAAATACTTGATACCAAAATAAATCTTGGAACAGCGCTTGACAGAGAGCTTCAGGATATTGACCAGATATATCCGGGGATTCTTGAAAAAATGAAGATAGAGGGAAATGAGTCCGCCATAAAGGCCCTTACTTTTACATGGGAGTCTGAAAAGCAGCACAGGCAGATAATCCAGACTATCAGATCCGCCACAGAGTCTGATATCCTCTTTGGAATGGTGGCCGGAACCATAGAAAATTCATCTTCCCGAAGTTACATATGCACTATATGCGGCTCGACCGTAATGGAGCTTCCAAAGGAAACCTGCCCGATATGCAATAATCCGGTTTCCAATTATAAGGATGGGCCTTAG
- a CDS encoding sigma-54 interaction domain-containing protein: protein MKHVQDITICYEISKALNENFDLRKSLYRVLDILSTQGEFERGTITILNPMTDEIRIEVAHGLTRTAMEKGKYKVGEGVTGKVIQTGKPFAVPKISDEPLFLNKTASRRSGKNEHEYSFICVPIKRGDQVIGALSVDRVYDVSYSLNAGVELLCVLAAMLAQHVKNLEKIRLEKEKLHDENKRLRNELESKFRINNIVGNSNKMREVFQMVAQVSKSNATVLVRGESGTGKELVASSIHYNSNRAKQPFIKVNCAALPVSLIESELFGHEKGAFTGAVQQKKGKFELAHNGTLFLDEIGAIDHNVQVRLLRVLQEREFERVGGTKTIKCDVRIITATNKNLERAVEDESFRGDLYYRLNVFPIYLPPLRERKTDILLLADHFLEKYARENGKDIKRFSTPAINMLMSYHWPGNVRELENCIERAILLCEEGVIHSYHLPPTIQTGSDTDTLPSGSLEDAVAKLEAEMIIDALKNTRGNVCSSANMLKTTVRKFSYKMNRYGIDYKTYR, encoded by the coding sequence ATGAAACACGTACAAGACATAACCATTTGCTATGAAATAAGCAAGGCTCTGAATGAGAACTTTGACCTGAGAAAATCCCTGTACAGGGTTCTTGATATTCTTTCAACCCAGGGTGAATTTGAACGTGGAACCATAACAATTCTTAATCCCATGACAGACGAGATAAGAATCGAGGTTGCCCATGGTCTCACCAGAACAGCAATGGAAAAAGGAAAATACAAGGTTGGCGAAGGTGTAACCGGTAAGGTTATTCAGACCGGAAAACCATTTGCGGTTCCCAAAATAAGTGACGAGCCTCTTTTTTTGAACAAGACCGCATCAAGAAGAAGCGGCAAAAACGAACACGAGTATTCTTTCATATGTGTTCCAATCAAGCGAGGCGATCAGGTTATAGGCGCGCTGAGCGTTGACAGGGTGTATGACGTATCATATTCACTCAACGCAGGGGTGGAGCTTCTCTGTGTTCTAGCTGCCATGCTTGCCCAGCATGTCAAGAACCTTGAAAAAATAAGACTCGAGAAGGAAAAACTCCACGACGAGAATAAACGCCTCAGAAACGAGCTTGAAAGCAAATTTCGCATAAACAATATTGTCGGAAACAGCAACAAGATGCGCGAAGTTTTCCAGATGGTGGCCCAGGTTTCAAAAAGCAATGCCACAGTTCTTGTAAGGGGGGAAAGCGGAACAGGAAAGGAACTTGTCGCAAGCTCCATACATTATAACAGCAACAGGGCAAAACAGCCTTTCATCAAGGTCAACTGCGCGGCTCTTCCTGTTAGTCTCATAGAAAGCGAGCTGTTCGGCCATGAAAAAGGCGCCTTCACAGGAGCAGTTCAGCAGAAAAAAGGAAAATTTGAACTTGCCCACAACGGAACTCTTTTTCTGGATGAAATCGGAGCCATCGACCATAATGTCCAGGTCAGGCTTCTCAGGGTTCTCCAGGAAAGGGAATTTGAACGCGTCGGCGGAACAAAGACCATTAAATGCGATGTCAGAATAATTACGGCTACAAACAAAAATCTGGAAAGAGCGGTTGAGGATGAATCGTTCCGCGGGGATCTTTATTACAGGCTCAATGTTTTCCCAATATATCTTCCGCCTTTAAGGGAAAGAAAGACTGATATTCTGCTTCTTGCAGATCATTTTCTCGAAAAATACGCGCGTGAAAATGGCAAGGATATCAAAAGATTTTCAACTCCGGCCATAAACATGCTCATGTCATACCACTGGCCCGGCAATGTCCGAGAGCTTGAAAACTGCATAGAAAGAGCCATTCTTCTTTGCGAGGAAGGCGTGATTCACAGCTATCACCTGCCTCCGACCATACAAACCGGCAGCGATACAGACACACTTCCGTCAGGCTCCCTCGAGGACGCGGTTGCAAAGCTTGAAGCTGAAATGATTATTGACGCCCTGAAAAATACAAGGGGCAATGTCTGCTCGTCAGCTAACATGCTGAAAACCACTGTGCGCAAATTTTCTTACAAGATGAACAGATACGGCATTGATTACAAGACTTACAGATAA
- the folP gene encoding dihydropteroate synthase yields MNDLTKKQTVIKRFALDFSSGPLIMGIVNVTPDSFSDGGKFLDNEKAVEHALRLEDEGADILDIGGESSRPFAEAVSEEEEIRRVIPLIYELSKRVSAPISIDTIKSKVAKLAVEAGASIINDISAMTIDPEMLSTAASSNAAVILMHMKGEPRTMQIDPFYDDVVSEIMAYLKTMMDSAEKVGIEKSSIILDPGIGFGKDISHNLAIINAIPDFKTLGAPVLIGPSRKSFIQKILGTDLKTGIERVEAGTLAVVTSSLMNGADIVRVHDVKAAKAALEIIKALKGSKCRP; encoded by the coding sequence ATGAATGATTTAACTAAAAAACAAACGGTCATAAAAAGATTTGCTCTGGATTTTTCAAGCGGCCCACTAATCATGGGTATCGTTAATGTCACTCCTGATTCATTTTCAGACGGAGGCAAGTTTCTTGATAACGAAAAAGCTGTTGAACATGCCCTCAGACTCGAAGATGAAGGCGCAGATATACTCGACATAGGCGGAGAGTCCTCAAGACCTTTTGCTGAAGCAGTAAGCGAGGAAGAAGAAATAAGGAGGGTGATTCCCCTTATTTACGAACTTAGCAAAAGAGTTTCTGCTCCTATATCCATAGACACCATAAAATCAAAAGTCGCAAAGCTTGCTGTTGAAGCTGGAGCGTCGATAATAAACGACATCAGCGCAATGACCATTGACCCTGAAATGCTTTCTACAGCAGCGTCATCAAATGCAGCGGTCATCCTCATGCACATGAAGGGCGAGCCAAGAACAATGCAGATAGACCCTTTTTACGATGACGTAGTTTCAGAAATCATGGCATATCTGAAAACCATGATGGATAGCGCCGAAAAAGTCGGCATTGAAAAATCAAGCATAATACTTGATCCAGGCATAGGCTTTGGAAAGGACATTTCACATAATCTTGCCATAATCAACGCTATTCCTGATTTTAAAACCCTTGGAGCGCCGGTTCTTATTGGCCCCTCCAGAAAATCATTCATCCAGAAGATACTTGGAACAGATCTTAAAACTGGAATAGAAAGGGTGGAAGCAGGAACCCTTGCAGTAGTCACGTCATCGCTCATGAACGGCGCTGATATTGTCAGGGTTCATGATGTAAAGGCTGCAAAGGCAGCGTTGGAAATTATAAAGGCATTGAAAGGATCAAAATGCAGGCCCTAA
- a CDS encoding helix-hairpin-helix domain-containing protein, whose protein sequence is MITRLTDNMKNELLKIPGVGKSIASDLVDLGIKRIEDLKGKDPEKLYEDFCILRDQKIDRCMLYVFRCAVYFASNKEHDPEKLKWWNWKDRR, encoded by the coding sequence TTGATTACAAGACTTACAGATAATATGAAAAATGAGCTTCTTAAAATCCCGGGTGTGGGGAAAAGCATAGCGTCTGATCTTGTTGATCTCGGCATAAAAAGAATTGAAGACCTGAAGGGAAAGGATCCTGAAAAACTTTATGAAGACTTCTGCATACTAAGGGACCAGAAAATAGACAGATGTATGCTTTATGTTTTCAGATGTGCGGTATATTTTGCCTCAAATAAAGAACATGATCCTGAAAAGCTCAAATGGTGGAACTGGAAAGATAGACGCTGA
- a CDS encoding nitroreductase family protein, producing the protein MKSFMEMVKGRRSIRRFQDKPVSDEVLNELFETVRWSQSWANTQCWEIVNVKSPEKRQMLQDAIKKVSGRNPSLKAVIAAPVLLAMCARKGTSGYYDGKPSTKYGDWLMFDLGIATQTLCLSAHSLGLGTVVVGLYDHDTAAEILELPEDYAQVALIPLGYPDQSPKPPERKVLAQFLHTDVFKKS; encoded by the coding sequence ATGAAGAGTTTCATGGAAATGGTAAAGGGAAGAAGAAGCATTCGAAGATTTCAGGATAAACCTGTTTCTGATGAAGTTCTGAATGAACTTTTTGAAACCGTGAGATGGTCTCAATCATGGGCCAATACCCAGTGCTGGGAAATTGTGAATGTGAAAAGCCCTGAAAAAAGGCAGATGCTTCAGGATGCAATCAAAAAAGTGAGTGGGAGAAATCCTTCCCTAAAGGCTGTTATTGCTGCCCCTGTTCTTCTTGCGATGTGTGCCAGAAAGGGTACATCAGGATATTATGATGGCAAGCCGTCAACAAAATATGGCGACTGGCTCATGTTCGATCTTGGAATAGCGACCCAGACCCTCTGTCTTTCAGCTCACAGCCTTGGCCTTGGCACAGTTGTTGTCGGGCTTTACGATCATGACACAGCAGCTGAAATCCTTGAACTCCCGGAAGATTATGCCCAGGTTGCACTTATTCCCCTCGGCTATCCTGACCAGTCTCCAAAACCACCTGAAAGAAAGGTTTTAGCCCAGTTTCTTCATACGGATGTATTCAAAAAGTCGTGA
- a CDS encoding DUF5329 family protein: MLLFPFQALAETMTEAQKIEALINKVERLGDAVFIRNGKEHTPKEAADHMRLKLGNAGARIKTADDFIKYCGTGSSMTGEAYKIRFKDGSERLSADVLNGFLGDIEANK; encoded by the coding sequence ATGCTTCTTTTTCCTTTTCAGGCATTAGCGGAAACAATGACAGAGGCCCAGAAAATAGAAGCTCTGATAAACAAAGTTGAACGCCTCGGAGACGCTGTCTTTATAAGAAACGGAAAAGAGCACACGCCAAAAGAAGCTGCGGATCACATGCGCCTCAAGCTTGGAAACGCCGGAGCCAGAATCAAGACAGCCGATGATTTCATTAAATACTGCGGAACCGGATCATCCATGACGGGGGAGGCTTACAAAATTAGATTCAAGGATGGATCCGAAAGGCTGTCCGCCGATGTTTTGAATGGTTTTCTGGGTGATATTGAAGCGAATAAATGA
- the dinB gene encoding DNA polymerase IV: MILHIDMDAFFASVEQRDNPELKGRPLIVGGVSGRGVVCSASYEARKSGVKSAMPVFEARRLCPDAIFVPPDKEKYGIASKKIMKILCSFSPIVEQVSVDEAFLDISGLERLFGSHVEIAMKIKKEIMDREALTCSIGISPVRFLSKIASDMRKPDGLFIIKKDDVEVFINNLPLRKVPGVGGKTLEILSVMGLSRLGELRKADRRTITKKLGLSGERLIALSNGIDEPVSCSGPKNHSVSKEITLEKDVTDREFLKKALMAEADDVCRELRDKKLKGRTVSIKIKTRDFSQITRSKTLASPVNCTRTVYMTACSLFAEYEINTPIRLIGVTVSNIVSESAPVQGLLFKDRKGADEKWSKIDKALDRISDRFGDAAVNHAFFSEKSK, translated from the coding sequence ATGATTCTTCACATAGATATGGATGCTTTTTTTGCCTCTGTGGAACAGAGAGATAATCCTGAATTAAAGGGCAGGCCTTTAATTGTGGGAGGTGTCTCAGGCCGCGGCGTTGTTTGTTCGGCGAGCTACGAGGCAAGAAAATCAGGCGTAAAATCTGCGATGCCGGTTTTTGAGGCCAGAAGACTTTGTCCTGATGCTATTTTTGTTCCGCCGGACAAGGAAAAATATGGAATAGCATCCAAAAAGATAATGAAGATACTTTGCTCATTTTCTCCAATTGTGGAGCAGGTTTCTGTGGATGAGGCTTTTCTCGACATTTCAGGTCTTGAAAGATTGTTTGGGAGCCACGTCGAAATTGCCATGAAGATCAAAAAAGAAATCATGGATAGAGAAGCTCTCACCTGTTCCATCGGAATATCTCCAGTACGTTTTCTTTCAAAAATTGCATCTGACATGAGAAAACCAGACGGCCTCTTTATCATAAAAAAAGATGATGTCGAAGTTTTCATCAATAATCTTCCCCTTCGGAAGGTTCCCGGAGTCGGAGGAAAAACCCTTGAAATTCTTTCTGTTATGGGGCTTTCAAGACTTGGTGAATTAAGGAAAGCTGACAGAAGAACAATAACAAAAAAATTAGGCCTTTCAGGAGAAAGGCTGATTGCCCTCTCAAATGGTATTGACGAGCCTGTTTCATGTTCAGGGCCAAAGAATCATTCCGTCAGCAAGGAGATAACGCTCGAAAAAGATGTAACTGACAGAGAATTTTTGAAAAAAGCCCTTATGGCCGAGGCTGATGATGTTTGCAGGGAGCTTAGGGACAAGAAACTCAAGGGCAGAACTGTCAGCATAAAAATAAAGACAAGGGATTTTTCCCAGATAACAAGATCAAAGACCCTTGCTTCTCCAGTGAACTGCACCCGCACAGTTTATATGACCGCTTGCTCTCTGTTTGCCGAATACGAAATAAACACACCGATCAGGCTTATTGGTGTGACAGTATCAAATATTGTTTCAGAATCTGCCCCTGTTCAGGGATTGCTTTTCAAAGACAGGAAAGGGGCTGATGAAAAATGGTCCAAGATAGATAAGGCGCTGGACAGAATTTCAGACCGATTCGGTGATGCAGCAGTAAATCACGCCTTTTTTTCTGAAAAGAGTAAATAA
- the ftsH gene encoding ATP-dependent zinc metalloprotease FtsH, with product MNPFYKNLTLWVVIVFMVILLYSIFNTQPIAETEKSYSEFIEMVDSGQITGLELQGNEIKAKDNTGKKYSIYAPNDPDLIKTLREKKIPVKAKPPAETSWFVSALISWLPVILIVGVWIFFMRQMQGGGGKAMSFGKSRARLLSDQAARVTFEDVAGIDEAKEELSEIVDFLKDPKKFTRLGGRIPKGVLLMGSPGTGKTLLARAIAGEAGVPFFSISGSDFVEMFVGVGASRVRDLFTQGKKNAPCIIFIDEIDAVGRQRGAGLGGGHDEREQTLNQLLVEMDGFESNEGVILISATNRPDVLDPALLRPGRFDRQVMVPLPDIRGRQRILEVHMKKSPVDKDANSLALAKGTPGFSGADLENMVNEAALLAAKRNQDKVTMKDFEDAKDKVYMGLERKSKVIREEDKKITAYHEAGHALVARFLPHTDIVNKITIIPRGRAAGVTWFFPDERDFRFKDQLENQLCVAFGGRAAEEIIFSRISTGAANDIKQATAIAQRMVRNWGMSKLGPVAYIKDEEQVFLGKEIHQQRDYSEETAKYIDAEISGLINVAYDKAKEVLNDNLDILHKLSDLLLEKETVMGQELDALIVSMKPGIELSKSYEYDEDIIDIKTEEKPVENVQETAPEVPEETA from the coding sequence TTGAATCCGTTCTATAAAAATCTCACGTTGTGGGTTGTCATCGTTTTTATGGTGATCTTGCTCTACAGCATTTTTAATACCCAGCCAATAGCAGAGACTGAAAAAAGCTATTCCGAATTCATCGAAATGGTGGATAGCGGTCAGATTACAGGCTTGGAGCTTCAGGGCAACGAAATAAAAGCCAAGGATAACACCGGGAAAAAATACTCTATCTATGCTCCGAATGATCCTGATCTGATCAAAACTCTCAGGGAAAAGAAAATACCGGTAAAGGCTAAGCCTCCTGCTGAAACTTCATGGTTTGTTTCTGCCCTCATCTCGTGGCTTCCTGTTATTCTGATCGTTGGTGTGTGGATATTCTTCATGCGCCAGATGCAGGGCGGCGGCGGCAAGGCCATGTCTTTCGGCAAAAGCAGGGCAAGACTTCTTTCGGATCAGGCTGCCAGGGTTACCTTCGAAGATGTCGCAGGTATTGACGAGGCAAAAGAAGAGCTTTCCGAAATAGTCGATTTTCTTAAAGATCCAAAAAAATTCACCAGACTTGGAGGCAGAATTCCAAAGGGAGTTCTTCTCATGGGTTCTCCTGGAACAGGAAAAACCCTTCTCGCAAGGGCAATCGCAGGCGAGGCAGGAGTTCCTTTTTTCAGCATAAGCGGTTCAGATTTTGTTGAAATGTTCGTTGGCGTCGGAGCTTCAAGGGTTAGGGATCTTTTCACCCAGGGCAAAAAAAATGCTCCTTGCATTATTTTCATAGATGAAATTGACGCTGTAGGACGCCAGAGAGGCGCGGGGCTTGGCGGCGGGCATGATGAACGTGAACAGACCCTCAACCAGCTCCTTGTTGAAATGGACGGGTTTGAGTCAAATGAAGGCGTTATTCTGATCTCTGCTACTAACAGACCTGATGTTCTTGACCCTGCTCTTTTAAGGCCAGGACGTTTTGACCGTCAGGTTATGGTTCCGCTGCCTGATATCAGGGGCAGACAGAGAATTCTTGAAGTACACATGAAAAAAAGTCCTGTGGACAAAGACGCCAACTCTCTTGCTCTTGCCAAGGGAACTCCTGGTTTTTCCGGCGCTGATCTTGAAAATATGGTCAATGAGGCAGCCCTTCTTGCCGCAAAGAGAAATCAGGATAAAGTTACAATGAAAGATTTCGAGGATGCCAAGGACAAGGTCTACATGGGCCTTGAAAGAAAATCCAAAGTAATCCGCGAGGAAGACAAAAAAATCACCGCATATCATGAAGCTGGACATGCTCTGGTTGCAAGATTTCTTCCCCATACCGATATAGTCAACAAGATTACAATTATTCCCCGTGGCCGCGCTGCCGGAGTCACCTGGTTTTTCCCTGATGAAAGGGATTTCAGATTCAAGGATCAGCTGGAAAACCAGCTTTGCGTAGCATTTGGCGGACGAGCTGCAGAAGAGATTATCTTCAGCCGCATAAGCACTGGAGCCGCCAACGACATCAAACAGGCGACGGCAATCGCCCAGAGAATGGTGCGCAACTGGGGAATGAGCAAACTTGGCCCTGTTGCCTATATCAAGGACGAAGAGCAGGTTTTCCTTGGAAAGGAAATTCATCAGCAAAGGGATTATTCTGAGGAAACAGCGAAATATATTGATGCAGAAATTTCCGGTTTGATAAATGTGGCTTATGACAAGGCAAAGGAAGTTCTTAACGACAACCTTGACATACTTCACAAGCTTTCAGACCTTCTTCTTGAAAAAGAAACCGTCATGGGCCAGGAGCTTGACGCTCTCATAGTTTCAATGAAGCCAGGAATTGAGCTTTCAAAGTCCTATGAATATGATGAAGATATCATTGACATAAAGACAGAAGAAAAACCTGTTGAGAATGTTCAGGAAACAGCTCCGGAAGTGCCTGAAGAAACAGCCTGA